The following are encoded together in the Kribbella voronezhensis genome:
- a CDS encoding DUF2690 domain-containing protein — protein sequence MKTLGILLSTAGLAGAGAIALAQPAQAVELANCPGARTISSAQLFRDHKPPGWGDVRLVRDSCSQYWAEVTMDSRLPAHALTSAYLVQYGGSNNGRTLSCDSSGGTGAVVAGQRTCRTPKVRSLDTSTTFVAVAREFHDYGGGFQQISENRTSRTR from the coding sequence ATGAAGACACTGGGCATTCTGCTCAGCACCGCGGGCTTGGCCGGAGCGGGCGCTATCGCTTTGGCCCAACCAGCACAGGCGGTCGAACTCGCCAACTGCCCGGGTGCCAGAACCATCTCGTCAGCGCAGCTTTTCCGCGACCACAAACCACCGGGCTGGGGCGACGTCAGACTCGTCCGCGACAGCTGTTCGCAGTACTGGGCCGAGGTCACGATGGACTCCCGGCTGCCCGCGCACGCGCTGACCAGCGCGTACCTGGTGCAGTACGGCGGCTCCAACAACGGCCGCACCCTGTCGTGCGACAGCAGCGGTGGGACCGGAGCCGTGGTCGCCGGGCAGCGGACCTGCCGGACGCCCAAGGTGAGATCGCTGGACACCAGCACCACCTTCGTCGCGGTCGCGCGGGAGTTCCACGACTACGGCGGCGGCTTCCAGCAGATCTCCGAGAACAGAACGTCCCGGACCCGCTGA